From Rutidosis leptorrhynchoides isolate AG116_Rl617_1_P2 chromosome 3, CSIRO_AGI_Rlap_v1, whole genome shotgun sequence, a single genomic window includes:
- the LOC139899989 gene encoding uncharacterized protein codes for MRNNLVPEKIGIFVWRAQRNRLPVRVELEKKGIDLDSIRCPICNEDLESIEHVLLKCSYAVDVWKRLFKWWGLTFPNGASLCDLLQDGNRFPNSSIQSKIWQASVWVCANKIWQNRNYKIFRKSSWMASLLIQEVQVKSFEWIANRLKKMTLSWLQ; via the coding sequence ATGCGCAACAATTTGGTTCCGGAAAAAATAGGCATATTCGTGTGGCGGGCTCAAAGGAATAGACTCCCGGTAAGAGTGGAACTCGAGAAAAAAGGAATTGACCTTGACTCTATTCGTTGTCCGATTTGTAACGAAGACCTAGAGAGCATAGAACACGTTTTGCTAAAATGTTCGTATGCGGTGGATGTTTGGAAAAGGCTTTTCAAATGGTGGGGATTGACGTTTCCAAATGGGGCAAGTCTTTGTGATTTACTCCAAGATGGTAACCGATTCCCAAATTCGTCCATACAATCAAAAATTTGGCAAGCCTCGGTGTGGGTATGCGCAAATAAGATATGGCAAAATCGCAATTACAAAATCTTCCGAAAATCTTCATGGATGGCTTCATTGTTGATTCAAGAGGTTCAAGTTAAAAGTTTCGAGTGGATTGCAAACCGATTGAAAAAGATGACACTTTCATGGCTCCAATAG